A segment of the Scomber japonicus isolate fScoJap1 chromosome 5, fScoJap1.pri, whole genome shotgun sequence genome:
ATCACACGGTTAATATACAGAGCTGTTCCAATGTTAATGAGACATTCTGAGATTTAGTCATGTAAAATATCTCATTGGAAAACAACCTGTTAATAAGTAGTCTCTTTCACCAATAACAATGACTGAGTGTCCTCATTCAGACAGAATGTTGTATAATGATGAATCCAGCAGGTTATTGATCTGTCTCCGTCTCTATCTCAGATCATTTTCTACGAGGACAGGAACTTCCAGGGTCGTTCCTATGAGTGCAGCAGCGATTGCGCTGACATGTCCTCCTACATGAGCAGGTGCCACTCCTGCAGGGTGGAGAGGGGCTGCTTCATGGTCTACGACCGCACCAACTTCATGGGTAACCAGTACTTCATGAGGAGGGGCGAGTACGCTGACTACATGAGCATGATGGGCATGAGCGACTGCATCAGGTCCTGCCGCATGATCCCCATGGTAACCACACAGCCGCCAATCACATCACAGACCTGATATCTTCATCAGTATGAATCAGCAGATTACACACatactattatcattattattgtcacATCATTAATGACTGGCTCCTTGTGTTGCAGCACTGTGGAAACTACAGGATGAGGATCTACGAGAGGGAGAATTTCGGTGGTCAGATGCACGAGCTGATGGACGACTGTGACAACATCATGAGCCGTTACAGCATGTCCAACTGCATGTCCTGCAACGTGATGGACGGACACTGGCTGATGTACGAGCAGCCCAGCTACAGAGGCAGGATGATGTACTTCAGGCCTGGAGAGTACAGGAACTTCATGAACATGGGCATGAGTGGCATGAAGTTCATGAGCATGAGGCGCATCATGGACTCTTATTATtgagttaccatggaaacactgaaaaataaataaagtgctttttttgtaaacaaagttttctgtcttttctctttggATAAGAAGTTGATCACTGAGCTCTGTGGTTTTAGCTGACAATGACTTCACCATCTATGGTTAATGTGCTAGCAGCCCTGTGATGCTGTACtcgagctaaatgctaaataaagcatactaacatactcacaatgataatgctaatgtttAGCAAGTGTAATATTTACCTTGTTAATCATGTAAGTTTAGTGTATTAGCATGCAAACATTTGCTatttagcactaaacacaaagtataactgagactgatgggaatgtcTTCACCTTTGCAGGTAATGGTCATGAACCATATTAAATCACACATGTAGATGTACGAGTGCAGCCCAGAATTTCTGATCGGTGGACAGTACACattgtctttcctttttttcaactttttcttgttcagTAACATAAAGGAACTTCTCAGCTGTATTCACACTGAAAACTGTCCAATGTAAAACAATCATCAAAGTGCTGATGAGACAAGGAAATACGATCCAGCAAGGCTGGTTGGAGTAAAagattattgattttaaaggcTGTTCAGAAAAAGACTACACAGTAGTACactgcatttacatttacacttacTGTACATGTACTGCATTTGTGTGCCATTAGatgattcctccacagagtAGGATATAGTAGAACAGCATGAGGCATTGGATAAGAAGGCTGTACCAGCTACACACCACAACCTGCAGacaaaccatcatcatcatcatatatacAAGttatattagtaataataattagaagAAACAGCTCTCCACTGCTGACAGATGGACATGTGTCCAACAGTTAGCACAGTCCCAACTTCAGTAACAGATTTACAACAAAATGAGTGATTGACCAGAAGATGACTCCATTTGTGAACATAGAAACAAGTGGTACATCTTCCTAGAGGAAAATATTTGACTTTAGGTGATCTGCAGGTGTTATTAACATCAGTGAGTGTTTCCTGGTGTTCTTTGTGTAAAAAATAGTATAAAGCTTtttgtggctccagagggaCCTGATTATGTGGTGTTACTTGAAGACTACAAGTTTCAAAAagtagggaggaggaggaggaggaggaggaaaaggagaaggagaagaaaagttCAATCCAAACagagaggcagcagagagaagtGAATTTAAGTGATGGATGTTAAAGATGGAAAAAACTCTCATGCTTGCCAGTGTTCACATCACTGGACAACTCAAAAATGTACACTGTTGGTcatgtgagggttaaaataatGGGCATAGGGGGCACTGCTGAGCAATCATGGAGTAggacatgtgtttgtgtaactcTGCAGGAAACTACGGTTAAACTACTATTTTCAGAGGCAACCTCTTTATACAGCAATataaacaaagacatttttgcTTTGTGTAACTCCTAGACGTGCGGGATGTCGACCAAACCTATCAAAACGCGACAAACAACTATATCTGCGTCGAAGCCTTCTCCACTGAGTCCTAAGGTGGTGGGAGAGTGCTCATCAGCTATGCCTCTCGACTTTGAACTATTTAAGCGTGAATTACATGAAGACCTAGTTGGTGCAATGAAAAAGGAGGTTCAGTCTGTGCTCGAAAGCGAACTGGGAATCAGAAGTCCTGGCTCTGAAATCAGGTTTGGAGGAATTCAAAAACACAACTAACTCAGAATTAGCTGGGCTATGCAGCACGCTAGCTAGCGCAGAGCACAGCCTGTCCACATGCAGTGACGATGTAACAACACTACAACGCAATGTGAAGTGCTTGACAGAGCTGACTGAAAccctttaaaacaaatgtgaaaatttAGAAGGGAGATTGCAAAGAAACAATATAAGGATTGTTGGAATACCTGAATCTCCTGGTAGTTGTTCCACTTCAGCCATTTCAGGTTTGCTCAAAGATGCGTTCAACTTGGAAAAAGCACCCCTGGTTGACAGATCGCACCGATTACTACAGAAATAGTGATCCACACATTGCAACATGGATTGTTAAGGtgatactttattttattttattttattttattattattattttcctcaCTGGTTTGCATTATGTCTGGTCAGTATAAACTTAATTATTTGGATGATGGCTATCTGATTAATGGCTGGTCTGAAATGGCAGCTTGTCATTCTTGTTACATTTCCTCAAGCTAATGTTTTATCAATGTTTAGAATGTACCTCTGTTTATGAGCATTTCTAATTTCCTGCAGACTGCATACTAGTTTAGTAGTTAGGCTACCTGTAAAGCCAttcttgaatcttgaatgtGCTATCACCTCTGTTTGGGGGTTGTTTATGCGATCTCCAGTTCAGGGGatgtcacagtctgttctgctcttatcctgctgctggtaaatttccattcaccacacccctgctctactcctgctatcagccacacccacctcatcagttaactctgttcacctgggcttcatcagcaatcacctggactctcagctgcaccccatctgtaatcaagcctgtatatatactcctgttgtccactcactctttgccagattgTCATTGACAATTGCTTGTTAGACCTTCCAGCACTTATTTACAGATGTTTTCCTGGTTTTGACCCTGCTTGCCTTGGACCTCCTCGTGTCTTCCCTGGTAaacgcaccagccttctgtccctgacctctaatattgcctgttcctgtctgcctggcTGTGTGGTGTCCTCTGGCTTCTCTCCTGTTAGGAGAGCCCAGAGACTCCTGCCTTGTTGTACACCTCAACTctgtgagtgctactggcattatcGTACCTGCTGCCAACTCTATCTTTGGTGATCTTGAGCTCTGCCTGTTGTCCTACATATTCTGTCTATACCTGTTCTGTTGCCTTGTGGACTATAATAAAGATTTTTCCAAACTGCTCTCTGCTATTCTGTGCTGCAATTGGGTCCTACTACCTCCC
Coding sequences within it:
- the LOC128358605 gene encoding gamma-crystallin M2-like, which gives rise to MMGKIIFYEDRNFQGRSYECSSDCADMSSYMSRCHSCRVERGCFMVYDRTNFMGNQYFMRRGEYADYMSMMGMSDCIRSCRMIPMHCGNYRMRIYERENFGGQMHELMDDCDNIMSRYSMSNCMSCNVMDGHWLMYEQPSYRGRMMYFRPGEYRNFMNMGMSGMKFMSMRRIMDSYY